From the genome of Bactrocera oleae isolate idBacOlea1 chromosome 2, idBacOlea1, whole genome shotgun sequence, one region includes:
- the Su(var)3-7 gene encoding protein suppressor of variegation 3-7, with translation MEFVCLRNISIKDEPVDYTDNIESSEVMIESEERTIVDVDPMNLLEAIAERCSEDDQEVVKVTSNGEDVGLSDKWKNWIRTYHWLLRRTEDKRLGFCLYCGKNLNVESACSLQRHDGAMIHKERQRNYEEFLHSCKEAFNEDGLSAIKNEIDDFNAQRISTELIRKRLERSKDLNDFNWTNWLKAHSWLVRQNHAEEFGTKGYCKYCNCVFDVEFSLNRQRHENSVKHQLSEKMFFNKTVNGENGINLGEICENGFEGAEYVEIDENNIRMDNRAKNKMLKGRLFDKVANSSKQRCCRICKVVMDKHSCRKHLKTKLHKKNMHAFAYSARKDKTNKGSVNDNMPIDWSKYTKFHKWICADPDDPKYAYCSYCEKRFMYGLSTVKKNLHEKSQSHCEAVKRKLINGTLNSELENQAETGQLNEVDSVNFDADESDRSTVDNVLKRKRAVYTDEWFEINPCYERNQDDEDYIYCKCCKVQLLIKNLNIGKHERAERHRFSKNAYIQNTKREKLDSSLEEHRESVVNIPWMRRTKNGQTYCKYCRVVISNQYKPALHEKTERHKFATQKFLARRNMLLAEGDVMKTERHQFNATQDEGGVSEEEVKPVMYAGGSPQNWQKQYVWLTFIETESREHYGYCNYCKQSVFVPTNKFASKHECTAMHIRAHLTRQNEIGASQNSKTEDTLMQNNANGKFKLYKWLLADPEGNRSFGYCKYCKTRVMTEGLLALAHHNSRSHRKATNGYLQNPDNEIAEEDNQIHALDDRIHPTMESINPDESGSETSLATRLTNAHTEMLNLIREMRGNKTRQNMTILSGPLSAAASLSPSDADICYSRVSEQRNGKLEFNVLSQAKRERNTYDLFFESMNETVKRLPSDLAAESRIKIMQIVYDLEMRALQRNPQSTQSPNTTPLSSRSTLAMRERSASVTKPNSDSIIPDNNEQSTNQTNQSVTSDAQ, from the exons ATGGAGTTTGTGTGTTTAAGAAATATAAGCATAAAGGACGAACCAGTTGATTATACCGACAATATTGAAAGCTCAGAAGTGATGATTGAGTCTGAAGAACGCACTATAGTTGATGTAGATCCGATGAATTTGTTGGAAGCTATAGCTGAACGTTGTAGTGAAGACGATCAAGAAGTTGTAAAAGTGACATCAAATGGCGAGGATGTGGGTTTAAGTGATAAGTGGAAGAATTGGATAAGAACATATCACTGGTTGTTACGTAGAACTGAGGATAAGCGCTTAGGTTTCTGCCTCTATTGTGGAAAGAATTTGAATGTGGAGAGTGCTTGTTCTTTACAAAGGCATGATGGGGCAATGATACATAAAGAAAGGCAACGTAACTATGAAGAATTCTTACATTCTTGCAAGGAGGCCTTTAATGA AGACGGATTATCTgccataaaaaatgaaatagacGATTTTAATGCGCAGCGAATTTCAACGGAATTAATAAGAAAACGTTTGGAAAGATCCAAagatttaaatgattttaactgGACCAATTGGCTAAAGGCTCACAGTTGGTTAGTACGTCAGAATCATGCTGAAGAGTTTGGAACTAAGGGTTACTGCAAATACTGCAATTGTGTTTTCGATGTAGAATTTTCCCTCAATAGACAAAGGCACGAAAATTCTGTTAAACACCAACTTAGcgagaaaatgttttttaacaaaacggTTAATGGAGAAAATGGCATTAATTTGGgagaaatatgtgaaaatggATTCGAGGGAGCAGAGTATGTGGAAATTGATGAAAATAACATACGAATGGACAATCGTGCCAAAAA tAAAATGTTAAAGGGGCGCTTATTCGACAAAGTTGCAAATTCTAGTAAACAAAGATGCTGTCGGATTTGCAAAGTGGTAATGGACAAACACAGCTGCAGAAAACATTTAAAGACAAAATTGCATAAGAAAAACATGCACGCATTCGCATATAGTGCTAGAAAAGATAAAAC TAACAAGGGGAGTGTCAATGATAATATGCCAATCGACTGGAGTAAATATACGAAATTTCATAAATGGATTTGTGCTGACCCAGATGATCCCAAGTATGCATACTGTTCATACTGCGAGAAAAGATTTATGTATGGCTTGTCAACGGTAAAAAAGAACCTACATGAAAAATCACAATCACATTGCGAGGCTGTAAAGCGAAAATTAATAAACGGCACTCTGAACAGCGAACTGGAAAACCAAGCTGAAACTGGGCAGTTAAATGAAGTAGATAGCGTAAATTTTGACGCCGATGAAAGTGATCGTTCAACAGTCGACAATGTCTTAAAACG CAAACGGGCGGTGTATACAGATGAGTGGTTTGAAATTAATCCATGCTATGAGCGAAACCAAGACGATGAAGATTATATCTATTGTAAATGTTGTAAAGTGCAGCTcctaattaaaaacttaaatataggCAAACATGAAAGAGCTGAACGTCACCGATTTTCCAAAAATGCATATATTCAAAACACGAAGCGGGAAAAGCTAGACAGCAGTTT aGAGGAGCATAGAGAAAGCGTTGTCAACATACCATGGATGCGAAGAACAAAGAACGGCCAAACTTATTGTAAATACTGTCGTGTAGTTATTTCAAATCAGTATAAGCCTGCTTTGCATGAAAAAACAGAACGTCATAAATTTGCAACTCAAAAATTTCTAGCCCGAAGAAATATGCTGTTGGCCGAAGGGGATGT aatgaaaaccgaaaggcatcaatttaacgcCACACAGGATGAAGGTGGTGTTAGTGAGGAAGAGGTTAAACCGGTCATGTATGCCGGTGGTAGTCCACAAAATTGGCAAAAACAATATGTGTGGTTAACATTTATCGAAACCGAATCACGGGAACACTACGGTTACTGTAATTACTGTAAACAAAGCGTATTTGTGCCCACTAACAAATTTGCGTCCAAACATGAATGCACAGCAATGCACATACGTGCGCATCTAACACGACAAAATGAAATAGGAGCATCACAAAATTCTAAAACCGAGGACACGCTTATGCAAAACAACGCCAACGGGAAATTTAAGTTATATAAATGGCTTTTAGCTGATCCCGAAGGTAATAGAAGTTTTGGATATTGTAAGTACTGCAAAACTCGCGTTATGACTGAAGGTTTATTGGCATTGGCGCATCACAATTCGCGTAGTCATCGAAAAGCGACTAACGGTTATTTGCAGAATCCGGATAATGAGATTGCCGAGGAAGACAACCAAATCCACGCTTTGGACGATCG GATCCATCCAACTATGGAAAGTATTAATCCAGATGAATCTGGTTCCGAAACATCACTGGCTACGCGACTGACTAATGCTCACACGGAGATGCTTAATTTAATTCGTGAAATGAGGGGTAATAAGACGCGACAGAATATGACAATATTATCCGGTCCATTGTCTGCAGCTGCATCCCTATCACCTTCAGATGCTGATATATGCTATTCACGTGTCTCCGAGCAGCGCAATGGCAAGCTGGAGTTCAATGTATTAAGTCAGGCTAAGCGTGAACGAAATACATACGATTTATTCTTTGAGAGTATGAATGAAACCGTAAAAAGATTACCCTCAGATTTGGCGGCAGAGAGTCGaattaaaattatgcaaatcgTATATGATTTAGAAATGCGTGCACTACAGCGAAACCCTCAATCAACACAAAGCCCGAATACGACACCTTTATCTTCGCGCTCAACGTTGGCCATGAGGGAGCGTAGTGCTTCGGTTACAAAGCCGAATTCTGATTCGATCATTCCAGACAACAACGAGCAAAGTACAAATCAAACAAATCAGAGTGTTACCAGCGATGCGCAATAA
- the LOC118679738 gene encoding protein suppressor of variegation 3-7 → MSDNEKNMSTEDDTEESFSRLPLIKTRVRKNLADLRHPRQKFCARWEKDFPWLKADKVDESVGICTVCNKHLVCKKSHLERHQNSYKHQRLQGFESFDTECEPSQPSAPEFMECGKRELGGEEQEFSQAIELDPDYNVDFDRDSEKRFKKHSAKNMKTSQKHQNANGSESNESHSNRSFKLDRFKLLKRVDRDRNALNEYYLIRKRQHSPPIQQSKDTFDLFFDSVCATVKTLPPKLGAEVKGRISQLIAEFELRAICEREAQECSITMPSTTTEDTAMVVAATTTHPQEVTASVTQESAVIDPNTGVPHIVYSFQPKANA, encoded by the exons ATGAGTGACAACGAGAAGAATATGTCTACTGAGGACGATACGGAGGAAAG CTTTTCGCGATTACCATTGATAAAAACTCGTGTACGGAAAAACCTTGCGGATTTGCGACATCCCCGACAAAAGTTTTGTGCTCGTTGGGAAAAGGATTTCCCTTGGTTGAAAGCAGATAAAGTAGACGAATCTGTAGGAATATGTACAGTTTGTAACAAACACCTAGTATGCAAGAAAAGTCATCTGGAGCGGCATCAGAATTCTTATAAACATCAAAGGCTTCAGGGATTTGAATCATTTGATACAGAATGTGAACCGTCACAACCAAGTGCCCCAGAGTTTATGGAGTGTGGAAA ACGTGAACTTGGTGGAGAGGAGCAGGAATTTAGCCAAGCTATTGAGTTGGATCCAGATtacaatgtggactttgac cgAGATTCTGAAAAGCGATTCAAAAAACATTCtgctaaaaatatgaaaacatcaCAAAAGCACCAAAACGCAAATGGTTCAGAATCTAATGAAAGTCATTCTAATAGGAGCTTCAAACTAGATCGATTTAAACTGCTTAAAAGAGTCGACAGAGATCGAAATGCTCTCAATGAGTATTATTTAATAAGGAAAAGACAGCACTCTCCGCCTATCCAACAATCTAAGGATACGTTTGACTTATTTTTTGATAGTGTTTGCGCAACTGTAAAAACATTACCACCGAAACTAGGTGCGGAAGTGAAGGGTAGAATTTCGCAATTGATAGCAGAGTTTGAATTACGTGCAATATGCGAGAGGGAAGCACAAGAATGTAGTATTACAATGCCATCCACAACGACTGAAGATACTGCAATGGTAGTAGCTGCAACTACAACACATCCTCAAGAGGTAACTGCATCCGTAACTCAGGAGTCAGCAGTAATTGACCCTAATACCGGGGTTCCTCATATTGTTTACTCATTTCAACCAAAAGCAAATGCATAA
- the CROT gene encoding peroxisomal carnitine O-octanoyltransferase, with protein sequence MDRASIFFLDEGESNTFDFDETLPPLPLPDLHDTLQRYYDTIKPFGSPSELDKSKRIIADFESGIGTQLHRKLKERAAIKKNWLDEWWDKYAYHTLRAPLLPYIVMAMPVNLEIINIPETPAFLLKNLARIMYHTLEFWNLARNAIIKPHSSNGGKIKYSSALYKRFFSTTRAPGVEYDYLKKYFKSVDEGTTPSHVVVSGKGRMFAFDGLHADGRIISPQEILILLQRVRGILEYEPMGDCVPVLTHDDRTTWANNYMHLQEISEKNKETIETIESSSIVVVFDENEPHSYEETSQLCVNGDFHSKWADRSSTIIAFKNGRFAYVGEHSAYDGTFSVSYALFVQLSIFEIAEPDWSCTDKSTYVTLTELKFDLDDELQKEIERAKLDCDQRRNDIIVTYDYFNEYGKEDIKRWNLHPGSFVQVIMQLAYAELHQEIAATYETALTRHFYNGRTETLRSCTTEVHKFILIAREAKSSSGEIAAAFRSAVNHHNHMMNEARKGNGVDRHLFGLWCTAYENGIDVPEIYNDPLYMKSGGGGNFVLSTSTLGYTSIVGFVAPMTLDGYGVFYSITTDTIYIQITAFRASSKTSAHKFNETFKQQFSRIKKYLEDSNESKL encoded by the exons ATGGATCGTGCTAGCATTTTCTTCTTAGATGAAGGAGAATCAAACACTTTCGATTTTGACGAAACGTTACCACCATTGCCACTGCCAGACCTACACGATACATTACAACGTTACTATGATACCATAAAACCATTTGGTTCACCAAGTGAACTCGACAAATCTAAGAGAATCATTGCAGACTTTGAAAGTGGCATCGGTACTCAATTGCATAGGAAACTAAAAGAACGTGCTGCAATCAAAAAGAATTGGTTAGATGAATGGTGGGATAAATATGCGTACCACACGTTACGTGCACCACTCCTTCCATACATAGTTATGGCGATGCCTGTCAActtagaaattataaatattccAGAAACACCTGCCTTCCTACTAAAG aATCTAGCGCGAATAATGTACCATACTCTTGAATTTTGGAATTTGGCACGCAATGCCATAATTAAACCACATTCATCCAATGGtggcaaaattaaatattcatcaGCACTATATAAAAGGTTTTTCTCGACAACACGAGCACCAGGAGTCGAATATGATTacctaaaaaaatactttaagtcAG tTGACGAAGGTACCACGCCTTCTCATGTCGTTGTTTCTGGAAAAGGACGTATGTTCGCCTTCGACGGTTTGCATGCGGATGGAAGAATAATTTCTCCTCAGGAAATCCTTATCCTTTTGCAGCGTGTGCGAGGTATTTTGGAATACGAACCAATGGGTGACTGCGTCCCTGTCCTTACACATGACGATCGCACTACTTGGGCAAAT AATTATATGCATCTTCAGGAGATTTCAGAGAAGAATAAGGAAACTATAGAGACGATAGAAAGTTCTTCTATAGTTGTTGTATTCGATGAAAATGAGCCCCATAGTTATGAAGAAACTTCGCAGCTTTGTGTTAATGGCGATTTTCACTCAAAATGGGCAGACAGAAGCAGTACAATCATTGCTTTCAAGAACGGACGATTCGCCTATGTTGGggag CATTCAGCATACGATGGTACGTTTAGCGTAAGTTATGCACTTTTTGTGCAATTGAGTATATTTGAAATTGCTGAACCCGACTGGAGTTGCACTGACAAAAGTACGTATGTTACGCTCActgaattaaaatttgacttagaCGATGAACTTCAAAAGGAAATCGAGCGTGCAAAACTGGACTGTGACCAAAGG AGAAATGACATTATTGTAACGTAtgattattttaatgaatatgGAAAAGAGGATATCAAAAGATGGAATTTACACCCAGGCTCCTTTGTGCAAGTTATAATGCAATTGGCATATGCAGAATTGCATCAAGA AATTGCCGCAACTTATGAGACTGCTTTAACACGTCATTTTTACAATGGTCGAACCGAGACTTTACGCTCTTGTACCACTGAGGTTCATAAGTTTATACTAATTGCGCGTGAAGCGAAGTCTTCTTCCGGAGAAATTGCCGCCGCCTTTCGAAGTGCTGTTAATCATCACAATCACATGATGAATGAGGCACGGAAAGGAAATGGTGTGGATCGACACCTTTTTGGACTTTGGTGTACAGCATACGAAAATGGCATAGATGTACCAGAGATTTATAATGATCCTTTATATATGAAAAGTGGTGGAGGTGGGAATTTTGTTCTATCTACAAGTACATTGGGTTACACCTCTATTGTTGGATTTGTAGCTCCTATGACTCTAGATGGCTATGGCGTCTTTTACTCAATAACTACAGACAC tatttatattcaaatcacTGCATTTCGTGCTAGCAGCAAAACAAGCGCACACAAGTTcaatgaaacatttaaacagcAATTttccagaattaaaaaatatttggaggACTCAAATGAAtctaagttataa